GTCTATAACGTGATTCATCCGGGGAGTTTTAAAGCTCTGAGCGTTTCAAAGAATAAAAAAATCGGGATTCTCGGCACTCGCGCAACTGTCAAGAGCGCCGCGTATGCGCAGGAGCTGATTCGCCTTGATGACAAGGTCGAAGTCTTTAGCCAAGCCTGCCCGCTTTTTGTACCGCTTGCGGAAGAGGGCTGGGATGAAGATCCTATCACCAATCTTGTGACTTACAGATACGTGAATCCCATGGTGCAAACAGGAATCGACACCCTGATTCTGGGTTGCACGCACTACCCGATTTTAAAGCAAGCTATTCGCCGCGTGACGGGCAACTCGATTGAGCTTGTCGACTCTGGCGAAGCCATTGCCGATCTCATTGCTCAGGACATTGAACGCGGTCACTTTAAACCCGTTAAAGATGAAAGCACTCAGAATATCCAGATTATGACGACCGATGCCTCAGATCACTTTACGACTCTCGCTCGCAGGATCATGGAACCCGTTGTCGCCCACGAGTTCCGCGTTGTCGATATTTAGAGCCAAACTTGACTCTGTTCTAAAACGTTTTTCCAGATCCAATTTTACTTCTTCCAATGTGACATCGATAATTTTTTGCAGCATCTCTTCATCCGGCACATGATAGAGAGCCGCCAGATCTTTGAGAGTGCCCACCGGTGGCGATGAAATCCCGCGCTCCCAGTTACTGATAAACTGCGAGCACTTATAACCGAGCTTTTCTGCGACCTGACTTTGCGACACTCCCGCCGCTTTTCTTTTTTCTTTGAGATATTCTGCTAATTGTTTTCTGCTCATAAAGCCTCCTTGTAACCACGTCATCGTGGGGCTATGAGTAGATCTTAAACAAACGAAGTCAGTTTAATTTCAAACGCGGGTCAAATGTCGCTGACAAACAACGGTTTAATGTTTCAAAATGAGACGTTCCCAATCCTTGTCGAGATATTAGACTCCACGATGACAAATTAAGGCGCGCTCCCCTTTTGATCCCAAGAGCGCGTTGTAAATTGCTTATGACCTGGCAAAACTCCTGCAATGTGTTCCATCGTAGGAGAGAAATCTATGAAACTATTTTCTTTAGCTTTGTCTGTATTGGTGGCCATGCCATTAACCTCTGCATTTGCTCAACAACAATCTGATGAGGCCCTCGATGAGTTCGAAGTTCTCACGGAACAAATGCGCGAATATCAAGACGCTTACGAACGAGGTGATATCCTTAGCCCCCTGAAGGTTCAGCAATATGATACAGACGCTAAAGAAGTAAAACCCGAAGAAGCGTTTGAGGACTATAAATCCGCGGTCACAGATCGCTACTATGGTTATCAACTCTTTATTATGGTGAATAAATCTGTCAGCAGTAAATCCAGCAAAGAACGCGACCCCAATGTTTTGCAGCCGCAGACAATGTATATCTTTGCTCGTAAAGGCGATGAGATCAAGCTTCGCGGTGTCTTGCCGGTATCAACTGGCAAAGAGCCGGCTCCAGGCAAAAGCGACACGCACGAAGGCTTTATGCGCGTACAAAGCGCTCAAGCAACCTACACTTCACGCAAATTCGGCGAAGCGATGCCTTTCAGCCTTTGGTTTGAATCCGAATACGGAACTGCGATCCACCAGACTTTGCAAACTCGTTGTGACCAATTGATCGGCCGCCGCGCTTCTGCAGGTTGCATTCGTCTTTGCCCAGGGGATGCTGAGAAAGTTTTCCGCGTCGTGACTTCTGGCGACTACCCACGCAGTTCAGCAATCGTTTTACTTGATAAAAAAACCGGCGTTCCAGTTTCTCGCGGTCTTGCGAAGGCATTAACAAAAGCTTCTAAAGACGGTTACATCACACCGAAAGTCATCCGTGGCTTCCCAGTGATGGTTCGCGTGATTGATGGTAACACTCCAGAGAAAGTTCAAGAGATGCAAATGTTGCTTCAGAACCCTTCTCAAGGTTTCCAGCGTTACTTTAAGCCAATCGGCTCCCAAGTCATGCAAGGTCTTTCGATTTAAAACTTAAAGTAGCTTCGTAATAAAAAAGCCGGTATCTCTACCGGCTTTTTTATTATTTCAGCATCTTTGCAAGCGCTTCCTGATCTTCTTTATCCTCAGGAACGAGCCACTCCGGCGGAACGTTCTCGACCACATAGGCCCAGGAACTTTTTAACATGGGCTTGGCCAGTGGTTTGGCATTCAGGTCTTTTAGCAACTGCAGATGCCTTAATAAAATTGTTCGAGTGGGTTTATAAAATCCCTCAGCATCCTTTCCGGCGTTGGTGATTTCTTCAGAGGCCTCGGCCTTTTCTAGAAGTGACTTAAAAAAATGCTCTAAACTCATATTGAGAGCATCGTATATTTAATCCACCTTCTTCACAAGCTCTTCCATGGTCTTGAGTTCTTTAGCAACTTCTGCTGGGATATGCGTTCCGCTGGTTCCGGTATACGCCATCGTCACCAGTTCTTGATAATCGGCAAGGCATTTCTTGGCGATCGGATTTTTTGGAAACTCCAGGACACATTGTTTCAAGTAGAGTTCTGGCATCGAGTAAGACAGTTGATGGCTATAACGGGCCTCACAGAAAGACAGCCAATATAAAATATCCGGCTTAATGTGCGTGCCGGGATTCGCCTGTAAATACTCATACAAAATACTAGAAATTTTAAGATACTGAATCTGGCGCTCTGGACTATTATAACTAAAATTACCGTTGAGCTCCTCTTTCAAGTTTGATTCGACATATTTTCGCACATCAGCTTCTTCCTTCGCCGAGAACTCCGGATATTTTTCTTTCTTCATTTTTAGCGCGGCGGATTTCAGCCCCTCGATCTTTTCATGTAAGCTTTTTGGCAGTTTTGAATTCTTAAGATCCCCTTCCAGCGCTTTTGCAAGATCATCCATACTTCGACGGACCCGGACAAAATAAAACAACTGTCTTGTCACAGTCTTTTCTAGACTATCCACCGTGACCTGATTGGCAGGATAACCGTCGAGGGCCTTTTGATAAAGCTTCATCGCTTCATCAAAATTACGAATAACAAAAAGGAACTCCGCTTCTTCGAAGGGATTGGTGAGAATATGTCCCTGATTTAGCGTCGTCAGATGAGTGCTCATCGCAGGCAACTGTGTATGGCAGTTCATGCAAACCGACAAGGTCGACTTCAACATCCAGAGCGAGTAATCTTTATTACCTGCTAAAAAAACCTGATCCACTTCTTTCAGCTGCTGGGAGAGAACTTTTCCGGAAATTTCAAATCCCGATCGTTTGATCTGAGTCTCGTGATTGATACTCTTACTGACTTCAATCATATGCTTCAGAGATTTATCAATCGCCGGTGCATTTTTAGGATCGCTGAAGGCAGTTTCTGAAACTATGAATGGTTTCAGAGTAAAGATTTCGTTAAACATTTGGTTCATTAGCGGCTTGACTTCCGCAACAGCGACGACAGTTAAGCTTCCAAGAAGCAGGCCAAGAAGCATCTTAAATTTTGTCATATTTTCCCCCACTCAACTATAGTGCCAGCAACCAGCAAAAATCGTGAAATTGTATTTTAATTCAAATGAGGGCTGTGACTTTTTGTCTCAAGTCTCTGACCAAACGTCTCGGAAAAATGTCGAACCTCTTGCCAGTTGGTATATTCATAATCTTTCGAGAAATCTGTCGGAGCACCAGCTTTGCGGGCGATTCTCTTCATAATAATTTTAGTCAGCCAATTATATTGAGAGTAAAGTAATGCTCCGGGAAAAATCGTCCACTGCTGCGGAACCCACTTTGTGGTTGCAAAGAAGTCTTGGACGATCTTACGTTCTTCAGCTTGAACCTTTGGATCTTTTTGTAAAACACCAAGACAGACCGAGAAGAAAGCTGTTGGTACGGATTTAAGCGCTTCGTGATTTCGTCGCACCCACCGTCTTAGTGTCCGAGGGAAGGAGCCCAAATAGACAGGCCCGCCGACGATGATAGCATCATACTCCCCTTTGCTAATAAGTACACTCTGTTCGCTGTTATATAGGTCCGTCCAATGGCCCATTCTCTGAAAGTGATTGGCAATGTCATTAGCAATCTTTTCCGTTTGTCCGTTTTTGGTTCTGTACACTATCAGAATATCAGCCATCGTCTTATCTCGCGACAGAGAAGGTCGTTGGGTTACGAATCATAAAGGTCTCATGGGGTTGCAACCCGAGCTCTTCATAAGAATAATTGAGTTCCTGACCGTAGTAATATAATGCCAAGCAAGGGTCGAAATCTACCCGGACAAATGTCAATAAGGTGACTGAACCCGAAGATTCTTTATGAACGACAAAGCTGTTTTTCCATGTACATCCACTGCTTCGCACTTGAATGCGCACTCCTTCAGGAGATGTCATGGAGCCCAAAAGGGACTCCACCACTGGTTTCATTGGCTCTGCAAAACTGTTAAAAGAACTCAAAAATAACAAAATTGTAATAAAAAGTGTTTTCATAATACCTTCTAGTTGAGACGTGTTTGACACA
Above is a genomic segment from Bdellovibrionales bacterium containing:
- a CDS encoding L,D-transpeptidase; protein product: MKLFSLALSVLVAMPLTSAFAQQQSDEALDEFEVLTEQMREYQDAYERGDILSPLKVQQYDTDAKEVKPEEAFEDYKSAVTDRYYGYQLFIMVNKSVSSKSSKERDPNVLQPQTMYIFARKGDEIKLRGVLPVSTGKEPAPGKSDTHEGFMRVQSAQATYTSRKFGEAMPFSLWFESEYGTAIHQTLQTRCDQLIGRRASAGCIRLCPGDAEKVFRVVTSGDYPRSSAIVLLDKKTGVPVSRGLAKALTKASKDGYITPKVIRGFPVMVRVIDGNTPEKVQEMQMLLQNPSQGFQRYFKPIGSQVMQGLSI
- a CDS encoding helix-turn-helix transcriptional regulator, giving the protein MSRKQLAEYLKEKRKAAGVSQSQVAEKLGYKCSQFISNWERGISSPPVGTLKDLAALYHVPDEEMLQKIIDVTLEEVKLDLEKRFRTESSLALNIDNAELVGDNGFHDPASESRKVI
- a CDS encoding glutamate racemase, coding for MIDSRPIGVFDSGIGGLTVLKVLAERFPKESFLYLGDTARLPYGSKSAQTIRRYSEQNVHYLLRQGVKAVVIACNSASSQFPESEFEGVPVYNVIHPGSFKALSVSKNKKIGILGTRATVKSAAYAQELIRLDDKVEVFSQACPLFVPLAEEGWDEDPITNLVTYRYVNPMVQTGIDTLILGCTHYPILKQAIRRVTGNSIELVDSGEAIADLIAQDIERGHFKPVKDESTQNIQIMTTDASDHFTTLARRIMEPVVAHEFRVVDI